One Halanaerobium hydrogeniformans genomic window, AAAGATAACAAATTACTCTTATCCTTATCTAAAAAGATACAATCTAAATATAATGTGAAAGCTCTTAATTTTGAGCTGCCTGAAGCAGTTCAAAGCATTATAGATTTAGATGCTGGCCAGCAGATAAAGATTAAGCAGGACCGCATTTCTAAAAGATGGTATCTACTAATCATCTATAAGGTCGAGGAAATAAAAGAAAATAATAACCCTAACATAATGGCAATAGATCTAGGTCTTGATAATTTGGCTACTTTAACATTTAAAAACAACTCTGAGTGTTATATTATCAATGGTAAAACTATTAAATCCAAAAATTCTTATTTTAATAAAGAAATTGCCAGACTACAAAGCATTAGAATGAGGCAGTTAGCTACCAGTAAAATTAGAGATACTAAACGAATAAAATATCTGAGATTAAAGAGAAGAAATTATATTAGAGATTATCTCCATAAAGCTAGCTGCAAAATAGTTGATTTAGCAATTGAAAATCAAGTAGAAACTATTGTAATTGGAGATATAAAAAATATTAAAAAATGCAGCAAGCTTAAATCTTTTGTCCAAATACCGATCCAGAGATTAAAAAAATTAATTGAATACAAAGCTAAACTAAAAGGTATCAAAGTTGTTGAAATTGATGAAAGCTATACTTCTGGGTGTAGTTCAGTAGATCTGGAAAAAATAAATAAAAGTAACTATGATAAATCCAGAAGAATTACTAGAGGTCTCTTTAAAACTAACGAGGGTCTATTAATTAATGCTGATCAGAATGGTAGCTTTAATATACTTCGTAAATACCATAACGATAAATGTATTCTCAGACCTATCAAAGAGGCGAGAGATAATGGATTTGTGGACAATCCTTCAAGATTAAGGGTATCCTAAACTATTAGGAGCAAAACTTAAAAGCCAAACATCTTGTAAACTGACCTAGTAATATAGGTTGAACTTTAATCTATATGAAGCAGTTAGAAGCTCCCTCTAAATCTTGGTTTTGATTTAGGTGGAGAGGTTCACTATATTTAAAAAATAGTAATATTATAAGTCAGAGGGAGGAAAAAATGTTTTATAAAAAAATTAGTTCAAA contains:
- a CDS encoding RNA-guided endonuclease InsQ/TnpB family protein, with protein sequence MRLSFKFKPKLSHKQLVIINELAWHISKLYNTVNYEVKNNKDIKAVYTELETRYKNNWHNDYLHSHNRQQALKQLAQDWKSFFNSLKDYKKNPQKYKGQPGSPNFKHMNSNPCEIIFTNLAVRIKDNKLLLSLSKKIQSKYNVKALNFELPEAVQSIIDLDAGQQIKIKQDRISKRWYLLIIYKVEEIKENNNPNIMAIDLGLDNLATLTFKNNSECYIINGKTIKSKNSYFNKEIARLQSIRMRQLATSKIRDTKRIKYLRLKRRNYIRDYLHKASCKIVDLAIENQVETIVIGDIKNIKKCSKLKSFVQIPIQRLKKLIEYKAKLKGIKVVEIDESYTSGCSSVDLEKINKSNYDKSRRITRGLFKTNEGLLINADQNGSFNILRKYHNDKCILRPIKEARDNGFVDNPSRLRVS